GGACGCCATTCCCAGCTTACACGTCCTCTTTTCTCTAGTTCTCGCCCTCCCATATGATCTCACGTCCTTTCTCATCTTTTCCTCCTGCCGTTTCGGATTCACTCGACGACGTGTCGTTCGTTGCCAcgccttttttttttttttgtcaGCTTAGGTCCTGTTTTGCGACGTTTTCTTGGGCATAACAACATTCAGTATATTTACGAAgtctacctacctacctacctatacATCTAAACGCCGCCAACCGTACTTTCCCCGCTCTTTTGCGTGGGCTGTTGTTACTCCTGCGGCTGCCTCACTTGGCTCTTCGACGACGACATTCATACCTTATTTTACTCTCAACTAAGCAACTGGCTTAACTGATTCCCAACACTCGCTATTGCTGCTATTATCAAACACTCGACGTTGAATTAGTTGCATCCGTATATCCGTGTTCATACTTACGACGACGCTGGCCGCTCGACGACGCTTACTCCTCACATCCGACTATCTCGATCGTCTCTAGTTGATACCACCTTCCCTGGGAGAGACTTCTTTTCAGAACAAAGGAATCACTTTCCATCTGATCCCCAACAAGACCCCATTATTGCGTATACGCTGTTGGAACCTGTGTCACCAGCGCAACAGCGAATATGGCCGACCAACAGCCTCAGAGTTCTGATTCAACTCCACTACCCGTACGCTCTCCTGATTGCTCTTCCCTGTCTTGAATGTTTAACTCATGAATTATAGCAACAGCCTACTGCTCCCACTCCAATTTCTCTACCAACACATAACTCGGGCCCCTCTCCCGTGCTTCTCCTCCGACCCGCCATTCCTGGCGCCAGAAGTGGTGGAGCTCGTACACCCAGGCTTGGCCTCGCTATCCCACCATCACCTAATGCCAAAGCTGTAGGCAATCAAGGAGCAGCCGCGGCTGCCCCTTCAAGGCCTCCTCTGCCGACATTACACCTAGCAACCCCTATGGGTAGTCAAGTCACTCCCCATGAACAGTTACCACGATCCCAATGTGCAACCCAAGCATcggctggtggtggtagtgAAAGTAGCGCGGCTCACTCAAGGTCTGGCAGTTTCGGCCCTCTAGATGGACGGGCAAGCAATCCCACTTCTGCAGGATCTCAATATTCCGCTTTGTCCTTTGCTTCGCAGTATGGTATAGGTGTATCAAGACCTCAAGGTACTCCGGATCCGGTATCTGCTGTAGGATCTATGTACTCCGAGAGAAGCGAGGGTGGGGTCTCCATGGAGCGTGATGGAAGTCTTCAAGGTTTGGAGGCATTCGATAAACTAAGCCTCGAGAAGGCCAGGACTCTCGAcgttgatgagcttgacgaAGAGGGCTGGAGAATCGCAAgtttggagaagagaattgTCGAGATTGGAAATCTAGGTGAAggtgctggtggtgctgTCACAAGATGCAAGCTCAAGGGCGGTAACACTGTTTTTGCCCTCAAGGTGAGTTATTTCGACCATAAGCCACAGTTTGATTACTGACGTTTCAAGGTCATCACTACGAATCCGGACCCCGATGTCAAAAAGCAGATTCTCAGAGAGTTGGGATTCAACAAAGAGTGCGCTTCAGACCACATATGCAAGTACTATGGAGCCTTTGTCGATCCAGCTACGGCCACAATCTCAATCGCCATGGAGTTTTGTGAAGGTGGCTCGCTTGATAGCATTTATAAGGAGGTCAAGCGTTTGGGGGGCAGAACAGGAGAGAAGGTTTTAGGAAAGATTGCCGAGGGTGTTTTGGGCGGCCTCACGTACCTGCATACTCGACGAATCATTCACCGAGACATCAAACCTTCGAACATCTTACTCTGCCGAGACGGTGCCGTGAAACTTTGCGATTTCGGTGTCTCTGGCGATTTCGGTACTAAGGGAGAGGCCAATACTTTCATCGGCACCAGCTATTATATGGCACCTGAGCGTATCACCGGCCAGTCCTATACTATTACTTCGGATGTTTGGTCAACCGGAGTCACCCTTCTCGAGGTGGCGCAGCATCGTTTCCCATTTCCAGCAGACGGCACAGAAATGCAACCGCGGGCTGGTCTTATAGATTTACTCACATACATCGTAAGACAGAACGTGCCCAAACTGAAGGACGAACCTGAAATGGACGTGTATTGGAGTGACAACTTCAAATATTTCATCGAGTGCTGGTAAGTCTCCTACCCCCCCCTCCTTCAGGAGCGTGTGCTAACATTGTCTAAGTTTGGAAAAACAACCCAACAGACGAGCCAGTCcttggaagatgatggagcACCCATGGATGGTTGAAATGCGCTCCAAGCGTGTCAACATGGTGAAATATCTTTCTTTTGTCTGGGGTTGGGATGAACAACCTAAGGACTCTTAGAAAAGATAcacaacaagctcaagcttcgGAGCAGCAAAATGCTAAAGCAGCTCAAACAGCACAGGATGTCAAATAATGGAAGGAGGTCAGGACGGCAGAAGTTCTCGCAAAAGCAGACGAATTGGTGAAGCAGGCCTTGGAAGAAGCAGATCGGAGAAATGGCCATGCAGCATGAACACTTTACACAATGCCATGAACGAACCAGAAAAGGCCACATTCCTCGTCAGCCATTTCCACTACGCCCACGATTATGTGAACAAAGGCTGCGGTCTTCGTTGTGAGCATTTCTCTTTAAATACACACGTCACTGATGTTTCATGATCAAAAATGATAGCGGACAAACGACCTGACCAGCCTGCAGTAGGTAGCATCAGAAGACCCTCTTGTGGGATTATTATGTCCTCAGTAGCAGTGTATGACTTGAGGATTGGCGCAATTGCTCCAGCAATCAAGCTGAGGGCTATCAGAATATAGCGAGCTCCACATTAGATATATGTCGTATCTGGCATCCAAGCGCCTTAATTTTATTGTATCCCCCACTTAAATACATGGGTATCAAATTCCTGTTAAGTGTCTCTTGCAACGGTCTCGGTATCTTCAGGGGGGTCGCCCATGAGCTCGCGTAACGCAATAGTTGCGTATGCACTGCGTCCAAGTTGGAACTTAACTACCACCGCAACCTTTGTAGGTTCCTGAGGAGCAGGAGTTGCTTCAGGGGTAGAGCCATCATCTGCTGTCTCTGCTTGGACATATGTCATCTCAACCTCTGTAGAAGCGGGCGTACCATTCTCAACCTTCGTTTTCTTGACTGTCGAGTCGGAGTCGACGTCCTCAAGAGAGCGCTTCCTGCTAGGGCCCTTCGAAGCTTTGATATTGTCCAAGTCAGTTGGGTGCATTTGCTCTGCATTATCAGAGTAGGCACGGACCTCAGCGGAGGGCGTGGCGAGGAATCGGTTCATGATTTTGCGGTATCGGCCAGGCAGACTGAACTCGCGGCGCATGCGGCGCATTTTGTAGGGGTCAAGGTTACCATTCTCGTCGCGACCCATAAAATCCTTGTAGAATTCCCCAATATCGTTCTCAGGATAAACGACGTCGTAGCCTGGTGTTGGCAGCACAATGTCGAAGATGGTGTAGTTACCACTGGCGGCTTCTTCAGCGGTAAGGGGACGAGCGCGAACGGGagcatcttcgtcatcttcgaCAGGGTTGATAATGTCATCACCGTCTTGGTCCTGGCCGCTGACAAGAGGCGTACTCTCCGTCGGAGCGATAATGAGATCGCCAGCAATCACGTTCTCGCCGTGAAGCTCCCAGCGACGACTGGCGGCGTGGTTCCAGATGTAGGACTGGTAGGCATGAAGGTACATGGAGCGCAAGCCACGAGTGATGTGAACCAGAGAGCCAATGAAATCACGTCTAGACTGAGCGCCCTGCCGGTTTAGATGTCTGAAGATGCTATTCTCGGCAGAAAATCGACGAGGCATGAGCTTGATGGCTCGGTCGACATCTTTGTCTGTAAGGAAGAGCATGCAGGCCTGGTTTCGCAGATACTCGTCTCTCTTGGAGGGTTCGTCAGGGATATCGCCTGCCTCAGCCCTCTGTGCAATCTTGTCATCGTAATGGAGTAGTGACATGACTGCCTCCTCGT
This genomic stretch from Fusarium oxysporum f. sp. lycopersici 4287 chromosome 5, whole genome shotgun sequence harbors:
- a CDS encoding STE/STE7/MKK protein kinase (At least one base has a quality score < 10) yields the protein MADQQPQSSDSTPLPPTAPTPISLPTHNSGPSPVLLLRPAIPGARSGGARTPRLGLAIPPSPNAKAVGNQGAAAAAPSRPPLPTLHLATPMGSQVTPHEQLPRSQCATQASAGGGSESSAAHSRSGSFGPLDGRASNPTSAGSQYSALSFASQYGIGVSRPQGTPDPVSAVGSMYSERSEGGVSMERDGSLQGLEAFDKLSLEKARTLDVDELDEEGWRIASLEKRIVEIGNLGEGAGGAVTRCKLKGGNTVFALKVITTNPDPDVKKQILRELGFNKECASDHICKYYGAFVDPATATISIAMEFCEGGSLDSIYKEVKRLGGRTGEKVLGKIAEGVLGGLTYLHTRRIIHRDIKPSNILLCRDGAVKLCDFGVSGDFGTKGEANTFIGTSYYMAPERITGQSYTITSDVWSTGVTLLEVAQHRFPFPADGTEMQPRAGLIDLLTYIVRQNVPKLKDEPEMDVYWSDNFKYFIECCLEKQPNRRASPWKMMEHPWMVEMRSKRVNMVKYLSFVWGWDEQPKDS
- a CDS encoding STE/STE7/MKK protein kinase (At least one base has a quality score < 10), with protein sequence MADQQPQSSDSTPLPQQPTAPTPISLPTHNSGPSPVLLLRPAIPGARSGGARTPRLGLAIPPSPNAKAVGNQGAAAAAPSRPPLPTLHLATPMGSQVTPHEQLPRSQCATQASAGGGSESSAAHSRSGSFGPLDGRASNPTSAGSQYSALSFASQYGIGVSRPQGTPDPVSAVGSMYSERSEGGVSMERDGSLQGLEAFDKLSLEKARTLDVDELDEEGWRIASLEKRIVEIGNLGEGAGGAVTRCKLKGGNTVFALKVITTNPDPDVKKQILRELGFNKECASDHICKYYGAFVDPATATISIAMEFCEGGSLDSIYKEVKRLGGRTGEKVLGKIAEGVLGGLTYLHTRRIIHRDIKPSNILLCRDGAVKLCDFGVSGDFGTKGEANTFIGTSYYMAPERITGQSYTITSDVWSTGVTLLEVAQHRFPFPADGTEMQPRAGLIDLLTYIVRQNVPKLKDEPEMDVYWSDNFKYFIECCLEKQPNRRASPWKMMEHPWMVEMRSKRVNMVKYLSFVWGWDEQPKDS